A single Rhipicephalus microplus isolate Deutch F79 unplaced genomic scaffold, USDA_Rmic scaffold_72, whole genome shotgun sequence DNA region contains:
- the LOC142790144 gene encoding uncharacterized protein LOC142790144, whose translation MALGSWNRCGGRPPIFEYYVTEFPLPEEGNFRAICKVCNTSISASRRATSNLISHMKRKHPGVYHDNGSAGRMMEVASMPQLMGSSGSSQLGSVQQYVDQRQQQVTDALVSLLAGSLLDPGIVDTREFRRLLSLLDTSYEPPTASQLVYGLLPGRRWGLQQRAMLLLETAQSVALTQDVWLGSTSCVSVSAHFILNWRLRTVFLAGRYFVDTDPAESVQQLMAEALAQYGLGEKVAHAAVYTAASVVRSFQTCLPGFSACEEGAALPGSAGALPGASDGDWRPLPGNLLSLDSKDLGPLFVDGLGCFAEALQTCVADGLHDDLHLEAAVNKVSGLVELARGLPQGTLDSVRQAVESGCSTWHGQLRVVRATAGSPLEMLQGAAPALGFTPDDLETLRELSELMEPFEEAFHLSRGEGRVTASYVVPCIRGLRAHLEAARPFRLVSAAGQLVAALTTHLAKFEGSETFVLCSMLDPRFKLRWCAQEGEERQRLAALLSTKVQEADGDRDTASPPECEEPPCERRQSKLFRYMSPGGGSSTEGPQHQAAPQCWEVSSYLATPCLPETGCPLDFWRQHQGQYPKLAQLASRLLSVPATAAHILRMCRVGGKVANPADFRLNGVTFENLMFIKCNQGLR comes from the exons ATGGCCCTAGGCAGCTGGAACCGGTGCGGCGGCCGGCCGCCCATCTTCGAGTACTATGTCACCGAGTTCCCACTGCCCGAGGAAGGAAACTTCAGGGCGATATGCAAAGTTTGCAACACCTCCATCAGCGCGTCCCGCCGAGCCACATCGAACCTGATATCGCACATGAAG CGCAAGCACCCTGGCGTGTACCATGACAATGGCAGCGCTGGCCGAATGATGGAGGTGGCCAGCATGCCCCAGTTGATGGGCAGCAGTGGAAGCAGCCAGCTAGGCTCAGTGCAGCAGTACGTAGACCAGCGGCAGCAGCAGGTGACGGACGCACTGGTCAGCCTGCTGGCAGGCAGCCTGCTTGACCCAGGCATTGTGGACACGCGCGAGTTCCGACGGTTGCTGAGCCTGCTTGACACGAGCTACGAGCCGCCCACGGCATCGCAGCTGGTCTACGGTCTGCTGCCTGGCCGCCGCTGGGGGCTGCAGCAGCGTGCCATGCTACTGCTCGAGACGGCTCAGAGCGTCGCCCTCACACAG GATGTTTGGCTCGGATCCACATCCTGCGTGAGTGTGTCAGCACACTTCATCCTCAACTGGCGCCTGCGCACAGTGTTCCTTGCCGGGCGCTACTTTGTAGATACAGACCCTGCTGAAAGCGTGCAGCAGCTGATGGCTGAAGCACTGGCACAGTACGGACTGGGCGAAAAAGTGGCACATGCTGCCGTGTACACTGCGGCGAGTGTCGTTCGCAGCTTCCAGACGTGCCTTCCCGGCTTCTCAGCATGCGAAGAAGGCGCCGCTCTTCCAGGGTCGGCAGGGGCTCTGCCGGGAGCCAGCGACGGGGACTGGAGACCCTTGCCTGGCAACTTGCTGAGCCTGGACTCCAAAGACCTTGGGCCACTTTTTGTAGATGGTTTGGGCTGCTTTGCAGAAGCGTTGCAGACTTGTGTGGCTGATGGCCTGCATGATGACCTTCATCTAGAGGCAGCAGTTAACAAG GTCAGTGGACTCGTTGAGTTGGCTCGAGGCCTGCCACAAGGAACTTTGGACTCAGTCCGCCAAGCTGTTGAATCCGGCTGCTCCACCTGGCACGGGCAGCTGCGGGTGGTTCGGGCCACTGCTGGATCACCCCTCGAAATGCTGCAGGGCGCTGCACCTGCCCTGGGCTTCACACCCGACGACCTCGAGACCCTCCGGGAGCTCTCCGAGCTAATGGAGCCCTTCGAGGAGGCCTTTCACCTCAGCCGTGGTGAAGGCCGTGTGACGGCAAGTTATGTTGTGCCTTGCATCCGCGGGCTGCGcgcccacctcgaagcagcccgACCTTTTCGGCTGGTATCGGCCGCAGGCCAGCTCGTCGCGGCATTGACCACCCACCTAGCCAAGTTCGAAGGGAGCGAGACCTTCGTACTGTGCTCCATGTTAGATCCCCGGTTCAAGCTCCGCTGGTGCGCACAGGAGGGGGAGGAACGGCAGAGGTTAGCAGCACTGCTGAGCACCAAGGTGCAGGAGGCTGACGGAGATCGAGACACAGCATCGCCGCCCGAGTGCGAGGAGCCCCCATGTGAGCGTCGCCAAAGCAAGTTGTTCCGCTACATGAGCCCGGGGGGAGGGTCCTCCACCGAAGGACCTCAGCACCAAGCCGCTCCGCAGTGCTGGGAGGTGAGCAGCTACCTGGCAACGCCGTGCTTGCCCGAGACCGGGTGCCCCCTTGACTTTTGGCGCCAGCACCAGGGTCAGTACCCAAAGCTGGCTCAGCTGGCCTCTCGGCTGCTGAGCGTGCCAGCCACAGCAGCTCACATTCTCCGCATGTGCCGCGTGGGTGGCAAGGTTGCCAACCCCGCTGACTTCCGGCTTAATGGAGTCACATTTGAAAACCTGATGTTTATCAAATGCAACCAGGGTCTCAGGTAG